The following proteins come from a genomic window of Melospiza georgiana isolate bMelGeo1 chromosome 3, bMelGeo1.pri, whole genome shotgun sequence:
- the LOC131082128 gene encoding interferon-induced very large GTPase 1-like, with the protein MASQEDTEEGDEKTQLLAEAFQKEGLDAQYWLPKVTQILGIKCREALQHVEYEDYLKLECKVRYPWEKKALLKFLKITDDKITTKEVQKEYLEKKKQRQEVAKQALNDLTEMLNSHSHSQDALREKAETLWKAMEIPKEFWPAPKKPLVDVLSIQSIQKQLEQQELSAGRRENIPDTEVLRRASGGLALQGIYRTSRPEDVLAMRDQLLRVPEGFQLAGPVQRSQLETKEFSSSAAESTFIKSMEQLGFSMSISAIVWKFLLRGCIDHSRSSQSQDTHQSHSEQSYFCITKYQYIPLASCYFQTHQLRLSDAALRELQDMEEQLLSFSQEEDNPTLVKMCESFFSRFGSHINQGPLHFGGIFWWKASTEGFRAEQREVVKNQTSKALNSFVTKSYGDFLVSAAGALDVSKSSSKASVKGRARESSRTEIQLYAVNTGGPADTSSLPQWKTGLVSDNTTWCVIDRGFELIAVWDIILCNHCKDFKSVDQMSRALRAGYKTLTNQSIGTVFGEELSSAVQEARDFMGTVKAWEVTKVDERKLLMLMDLKDDLNTKTRNPSVWINVCLSDKALQDFLVNTVRSCQESRPENISFIKVLLGSLLNPHVHSVKDFPEASFIMQWVFQNEHPLPRSPKISELEELIKTLQQMQEHIHAVTYTPGSSASDVHEAKREATLTSSLAIYSLLQSLQEQAQKEVELLVLLIVTSTGYQVESSTFQHLLGQREIQYMAKEMEAAHAGYVNLKEQDADRAEAFLLLTGLTVTPESQKLSLEQKRERLVFMEDRMKGMWPPRIKNLLQKHSGDEDWERLEHDLDSLISGCLDEKWHEQRMQNIFKDLENTFATLETPSQSQSKSDSSQSKENEANANQDFLQLLQRLGLERYYPRKMGMGDFRTICKTSLQDSQPSQDKELPLYFLQKLLTVDYQVRYLTCWERSNPGLAAVAKSTEPEEQQSDSFENFLDNLMEAASECSRRDSRVHPMDLQMAIFHCADDFLRQTLATKLAFCQLALPLLVPNPNTSHIEFLLYTLSQIQRSWKEVDKSGKQAQTKSFSNKFIFQAHTPIVSFIRIGTSASSSKSQLLNALLSKRKHDTFFHRHCRGSTRERLLTEGLVEIAWYCPRGSPNDTFERRVAFCNLHGDARDHGAQLQFLQEISAVVVALVSDWEHMNNRGKKLLQELWQSQRPLVCLLTEKENVTAGQASKTVTIGIKNRNEAELMEELAKTIGDLLEGSNPCFSLEACVDKARQHGFIVDADRDACVTAKAKAKELVELLKKEKLSEIKSKLLPLQGKLWYQWCQKDKELTRLQEKRNKSIEHHRSQIEYEKKAIRKKQLDQAFPLNPLMKSFLGFLQAQPADTKKYFLQWMKVFMDELSCGHLEELRRDYHKLWSEILSRKKSNKKPRGTDELLNHLDALSDKINDSSIGLEHLLREVGQIYEALQLLNCEKDNFVKLPDIAAELMVSGYPMELMDGDASYLPLRWVGAIFDSLIERLGDKRVFVLSVLGIQSTGKSTLLNAMFGLQFNVSAGRCTRGAFMQLIPVGEELQQDLGFDFVLVVDTEGLRAMKMDNKQSLNHDNELATFVIGVGSMTVINIFGENPSEMQDVLQITVQAFLRMKKVNLSPSCFFVHQNVGEATAEEQNMEGQRSLQEKLDEMTVVAAQQECCDVSSFSNVIGFDVNTHIHYFAHLWEGNPPMAPPNPNYSQNVHQLKSKILQSAKKQSQCSILRLSCLKDRIGDLWNALLNENFVFSFKNSLEIAVYRRLETAFSQWTWRLRSHILDVQMRLDNKIRNGDWQNVTRQHLEGLVQETSDAIEKEVEMYFGEDKDRETLVQWKSSTELKLKELKETLLHETKKKCENLIELQKEQRKLDARKLEYEDELLRRSRELAVTLKGMKLDSVSLEDNFTSVWNEWIAEVSRAAPPPERVDIDAQIEDVLLEHFKEPGIHAWITSFCEGRGFYFDPEKHIMKKKYLGFISDPRNICSANVINFEHITDNIIACVKANIAKKEEEKRDYNRNFIHEILNEVQKGVNSVPSNAKCTFNREYSMDLSLYLCTMAAKRFKTMHEAFQKANDPVVYLRSKREDFFQCFQISCQGATSVTTFAGFLCDKIEPALSRAVYDRTAKAVAEDMQGKFPDFQGNRANLEVCILRYLAEQENFEYFKSYLNRPEEFFQKYIGLQVQSYCLEGNRRLRMFLDSSLDILYKNILSAVSFSTRAVKDRKDREDKISLWLDEFCRELSEVINLPRSDLKGIEHQEVTDIEFLSSAMGQRLNYLRERLMEEFDDADLSSFSWQPHTILAEHFSGCWAQCPFCGAVCTNTMQNHDGDHQVVFHRPRALMGTTWYGTDHLVTDICSSLVASNLKFTFDNNKWIPYKKYRDAGPPASTWKILPDLSMQAYWKWFVSHFRTQLEALYNGKFQGKGAIPEEWQGITKEDALSELEESSWIN; encoded by the exons ATGGCTTCACAGGAGGACACAGAGGAGGGAGATGAAAagacacagctcctggcagaggCATTCCAGAAGGAAGGGCTGGATGCTCAATACTGGCTGCCCAAAGTGACACAGATCCTGGGAATCAAGTGCCGAGAAGCCCTGCAACATGTGGAATACGAAGACTACCTCAAGCTGGAGTGCAAAGTTCGGTATCCCTGGGAGAAAAAGGCACTTCTTAAATTCTTGAAAATAACAGATGACAAAATAACCACTAAAGAGGTGCAGAAGGAGtacttggagaaaaaaaagcaaagacaagaaGTGGCCAAACAAGCCCTGAATGATCTGACAGAAATGCTCAAcagtcacagccacagccaggatGCTCTGAGGGAGAAAGCAGAAACTCTGTGGAAAGCCATGGAGATTCCCAAAGAGTTCTGGCCAGCACCAAAGAAACCCTTAGTGGATGTGCTAAGCATCCAGAGCATCcagaagcagctggagcagcaggagctgtcagcaggcaggagggagaacATCCCTGACACGGAGGTGCTGAGGCGGGCATCAGGggggctggccctgcagggcatcTACAGAACCAGCAGACCTGAAGATGTGCTGGCAATGCGAGATCAGCTCCTCAGGGTTCCTGAGGGATTCCAGCTCGCTGGTCCAGTGCAAAGATCGCAGCTTGAGACAAAGGAgttctcctcctctgcagcagaaTCCACTTTCATCAAGTCCATGGAGCAGCTGGGCTTCAGCATGAGCATTTCTGCCATTGTCTGGAAGTTCCTTCTGAGAGGATGTATAGATCACAGCAGGTCCTCGCAGTCACAGGACACCCATCAGTCCCACTCTGAGCAGAGCTACTTTTGCATCACCAAGTACCAGTACATCCCTCTGGCCTCCTGCTACTTCCAAACGCATCAGCTTCGCCTCTCGGATGCGGCTCTGCGGGAGCTGCAAGACATGGAGGAGCAGCTTTTGAGCTTCAGTCAGGAAGAAGACAACCCCACCTTGGTGAAGATGTGTGAGAGCTTCTTCAGCAGGTTTGGCTCCCACATAAACCAGGGTCCCCTCCACTTTGGGGGGATATTCTGGTGGAAGGCATCTACAGAAGGATTCCGAGCTGAGCAGCGGGAAGTggtaaaaaaccaaacctctAAAGCACTGAACAGCTTTGTCACAAAGAGCTATGGTGACTTCCTGGTAAGTGCTGCAGGGGCCCTGGATGTTTCCAAATCCAGCTCAAAGGCTTCTGTCAAAGGAAGAGCCAGAGAGAGTTCCCGTACAGAAATTCAGCTCTACGCAGTCAACACAGGGGGCCCAGCAGACACATCTTCCCTTCCTCAGTGGAAAACGGGGCTTGTGTCTGATAACACAACGTGGTGCGTTATCGACCGTGGCTTTGAGCTGATTGCAGTGTGGGACATCATCCTGTGCAATCACTGCAAGGATTTTAAATCCGTAGATCAGATGAGCAGAGCCCTCAGGGCTGGGTACAAAACACTGACAAATCAGAGCATCGGCACTGTTTTTGGAGAGGAACTGAGCAGTGCAGTGCAAGAGGCCAGAGATTTCATGGGGACTGTGAAGGCCTGGGAGGTGACGAAAGTGGATGAAAGGAAGTTGCTCATGCTGATGGATCTTAAAGATGATCTGAATACAAAAACCAGGAACCCCAGTGTGTGGATCAACGTGTGCCTGTCAGACAAAGCCCTGCAGGACTTCCTGGTGAACACCGTGCGGAGCTGCCAGGAATCACGTCCAGAAAACATCAGCTTTATAAAGGTGCTGTTAGGGAGTCTCCTGAATCCTCATGTCCACTCTGTCAAGGACTTCCCTGAGGCATCCTTCATTATGCAATGGGTCTTCCAGAATGAGCACCCCCTTCCAAGATCTCCCAAAATCTCTGAGCTTGAAGAGCTCATCAAAACACTGCAGCAAATGCAGGAGCACATCCATGCTGTCACCTACACACCAGGAAGCTCTGCTTCTGACGTTCATGAAGCAAAGAGAGAAGCCACCCTGACCAGCAGCCTGGCAATTTATTCCTTACTCCAGTCTCTCCAGGAACAGGCTCAGAAGGAAGTGGAGCTGTTGGTGCTGTTGATTGTGACGAGCACAGGATACCAGGTGGAGAGCAGCACTTTCCAGCACCTCCTTGGACAGCGAGAAATTCAGTACATGGCCAAGGAAATGGAAGCAGCACATGCAGGGTACGTGAACCTGAAGGAGCAAGATGCCGACAGAGCTGAGGCCTTTCTTCTGCTGACAGGTCTGACTGTGACACCCGAAAGTCAAAAGCTGTCCCTTGAGCAGAAGAGGGAGCGTTTAGTTTTCATGGAAGATCGCATGAAAGGAATGTGGCCCCCACGGATAAAGAATCTCCTCCAAAAGCACAGTGGAGACGAagactgggagaggctggaACACGACTTGGACTCCTTGATCAGTGGTTGCTTGGATGAAAAGTGGCACGAACAGAGGATGCAGAACATattcaaagacctggaaaacACTTTTGCAACACTTGAGACCCCCAGTCAGTCCCAGTCCAAGTCAGACAGCAGCCAATCTAAAGAAAATGAAGCCAACGCAAACCAGGATTTCCTCCAGTTACTCCAGCGCCTTGGACTGGAAAGGTACTATCCAAGGAAAATGGGGATGGGAGATTTCCGCACCATCTGCAAGACATCTCTGCAagacagccagcccagccaggacaaGGAACTGCCACTATACTTTTTGCAAAAGCTGTTAACCGTGGATTACCAGGTGCGGTACCTGACTTGCTGGGAAAGGAGCAACCCAGGACTTGCAGCTGTGGCAAAGAGCACAGAGCCAGAGGAACAACAATCAGACTCCTTTGAAAACTTTCTTGACAATCTGATGGAAGCAGCCTCTGAATGTTCAAGACGGGACAGCCGAGTGCACCCCATGGACCTGCAGATGGCCATTTTCCATTGTGCTGATGACTTCCTGAGACAGACCCTGGCAACCAAGCTGGCGTTCTGCCAACTGGCGCTGCCTCTACTGGTACCCAACCCGAACACTTCACACATTGAATTCCTGCTCTACACCCTCAGCCAAATCCAAAGGAGCTGGAAAGAGGTGGACAAGTCAGGAAAGCAGGCCCAAACAAAGAGTTTCAGCAACAAATTCATCTTTCAGGCACACACACCCATTGTGTCCTTCATCCGCATTGGcacctcagcctcctcttccaAGTCCCAGCTCCTGAATGCCCTGCTCAGCAAACGCAAACACGACACTTTCTTCCACCGccactgcagaggcagcaccagAGAGCGTTTGCTGACGGAAGGGCTGGTGGAGATCGCCTGGTACTGCCCCCGTGGAAGCCCCAATGACACCTTTGAGCGCCGCGTGGCTTTCTGTAACCTGCATGGAGATGCCAGGGATCATGGAGCacagctgcagttcctgcaggAGATATCTGCTGTCGTCGTGGCTCTTGTGTCTGATTGGGAGCACATGAACAACAGGGGGAAAAAGCTTCTGCAGGAACTGTGGCAGTCACAAAGGCCTTTGGTTTGTCTTCTCACGGAAAAAGAGAACGTTACAGCTGGACAAGCCAGCAAAACTGTAACAATAGGGATCAAGAACAGAAATGAAGCAGAACTGATGGAGGAGCTGGCCAAGACAATTGGGGATCTCCTGGAAGGTTCTAATCCATGTTTCAGCCTAGAGGCCTGCGTGGACAAAGCCCGCCAGCATGGATTCATAGTGGATGCAGATCGAGATGCGTGTGTGACAGCCAAAGCAAAGGCAAAGGAGCTGGTGGAGCTTCTCAAGAAAGAGAAGCTGTCTGAGATCAAATCCAAGCTGCTGCCTCTTCAAGGAAAACTGTGGTACCAGTGGTGCCAAAAGGACAAAGAACTCACTCGCTTGCAGGAGAAGAGGAACAAGAGCATTGAGCATCATCGGAGCCAAATTGAATATGAGAAGAAAGCAATAAGAAAAAAGCAACTTGACCAAGCTTTCCCTCTCAATCCACTGATGAAATCATTCCTTGGCTTTctccaggcccagccagcaGATACCAAGAAATACTTCCTGCAGTGGATGAAGGTCTTTATGGACGAGCTGTCTTGTGGTCACCTTGAAGAACTGAGGAGGGACTATCACAAGTTATGGTCTGAAATCCTTTCAAGgaagaaaagtaataaaaagcCTAGAGGCACTGATGAGTTGCTTAATCACTTGGATGCCCTCTCTGATAAAATCAACGATTCATCCATTGGCCTGGAGCACCTTCTGAGAGAGGTAGGGCAGATTTATGAAGCTCTGCAATTACTGAATTGCGAGAAAGACAATTTTGTCAAACTGCCGGATattgcagcagagctgatggtTTCAGGGTACCCCATGGAGCTGATGGATGGGGACGCTTCTTACCTGCCCTTGCGCTGGGTGGGAGCAATCTTTGACAGCTTAATTGAGAGGCTGGGGGACAAACGAGTGTTTGTGCTCTCTGTGCTCGGCATCCAGAGCACAGGCAAGTCCACCCTGCTGAATGCCATGTTTGGTCTGCAGTTCAATGTCAGCGCAGGGAGATGCACCCGCGGAGCCTTCATGCAGCTCATCCCAGTGGGCGAGGAGCTGCAGCAAGACTTGGGCTTTGATTTTGTACTGGTGGTTGACACAGAGGGACTTCGTGCCATGAAGATGGACAATAAACAGTCCTTGAACCATGACAACGAGCTGGCCACCTTTGTCATTGGTGTGGGCAGCATGACTGTGATCAATATCTTTGGAGAAAATCCATCAGAAATGCAGGATGTTCTCCAGATCACTGTGCAGGCTTTTCTGAGGATGAAGAAAGTCAATCTTTCCCCAAGCTGCTTCTTTGTCCACCAAAATGTGGGAGAAGCAACTGCCGAGGAGCAGAACATGGAAGGGCAAAGGAGcttgcaggaaaagctggatGAAATGACTGTGGTAGCTGCTCAGCAGGAATGCTGTGATGTCTCCTCCTTCAGCAATGTCATTGGCTTTGATGTGAACACCCACATTCACTACTTTGCTCACCTGTGGGAAGGAAATCCCCCAATGGCACCACCCAATCCCAACTACAGCCAGAATGTCCACCAACTCAAGAGCAAAATCCTCCAGTCTGCCAAGAAGCAATCACAGTGCAGCATTTTGAGGCTCTCGTGCCTGAAAGATCGTATTGGTGACCTCTGGAATGCTTTGCTGAATGAAAACTTTGTGTTCAGCTTCAAGAATTCCCTGGAGATTGCTGTGTACAGGAGACTGGAAACTGCCTTTAGTCAGTGGACCTGGAGGCTGAGGAGTCACATCTTAGATGTACAAATGAGACTGGACAACAAAATTCGGAATGGGGACTGGCAAAATGTCACCAGACAACACCTTGAAGGGTTGGTGCAAGAGACAAGTGATGCCATTGAGAAAGAAGTGGAAATGTATTTTGGTGAAGACAAAGACCGTGAGACATTGGTCCAGTGGAAATCAAGCACAGAGCTGAAGCTGAAAGAACTGAAAGAGACTCTTCTtcatgaaacaaaaaagaaatgtgagaaTCTTATTGAGCTCcagaaggagcagaggaaaCTGGATGCAAGGAAATTGGAATATGAAGATGAGCTCCTGAGAAGGAGTCGGGAGCTGGCTGTGACTCTGAAAGGGATGAAACTTGATTCTGTCTCACTGGAAGACAACTTTACCTCTGTCTGGAATGAGTGGATTGCCGAAGTGTCccgtgctgctcctcctccagaaCGGGTGGACATTGATGCACAAATCGAAGATGTCCTTCtagagcattttaaggagccgGGTATCCATGCATGGATCACATCATTTTGTGAAGGCAGAGGATTTTATTTTGATCCAGAGAAACACATAATGAAGAAAAAGTATTTAGGCTTTATCTCAGATCCCAGGAACATTTGCAGTGCTAATGTGATAAACTTTGAGCACATCACAGACAACATCATAGCATGTGTGAAGGCAAACATTGCtaagaaggaagaggagaaacgTGATTACAATAGAAATTTTATTCATGAAATACTTAATGAAGTACAGAAAGGTGTCAACTCTGTCCCCAGCAATGCAAAATGTACTTTTAACAGAGAGTACAGCATGGATTTGTCTCTGTATCTTTGCACAATGGCAGCAAAAAGGTTTAAAACCATGCACGAAGCATTCCAAAAGGCAAATGACCCGGTTGTGTACCTGCGCAGCAAGAGAGAAGATTTCTTCCAATGTTTCCAGATTTCCTGCCAAGGAGCCACTTCTGTCACAACTTTTGCTGGTTTCCTTTGTGACAAGATTGAACCAGCTCTTAGCCGGGCAGTTTATGACAGGACAGCTAAAGCCGTCGCTGAGGACATGCAGGGCAAATTCCCAGATTTCCAGGGTAACAGAGCCAATCTGGAAGTTTGCATCCTGAGATACCTGGCAGAGCAAGAAAATTTTGAGTATTTCAAAAGTTACCTCAATCGTCcagaggaattttttcagaaatacattGGGTTACAAGTTCAGAGTTACTGTTTAGAGGGGAATAGGAGGCTGAGGATGTTTTTAGATTCCTCCCTTGATATTCTCTATAAAAACATCCtttcagctgtttctttttCAACCCGAGCTGTCAAAgacagaaaagacagagaagacAAAATCTCTCTCTGGCTGGATGAATTTTGCAGGGAACTGTCAGAGGTGATCAACTTGCCCAGAAGTGACCTGAAGGGCATTGAGCACCAGGAGGTCACAGACATTGAGTTCCTGAGCAGTGCCATGGGACAACGTCTGAATTATCTGAGGGAGAGGCTCATGGAAGAGTTTGATGATGCTGACCTGAGCTCATTTTCATGGCAGCCTCACACCATCCTGGCGGAGCATTTTTCAGGATGCTGGGCACAGTGTCCCTTTTGTGGGGCTGTCTGTACAAACACCATGCAGAATCATGATGGAGACCATCAGGTGGTCTTCCATCGCCCACGAGCTTTGATGGGAACCACATGGTATGGGACAGACCACCTGGTCACTGATATTTGTTCCAGCCTTGTTGCAAGTAATCTCAAATTCACATTTGATAACAACAAATGGATCCCCTACAAGAAATACCGTGATGCAGGACCTCCTGCTTCCACTTGGAAAATTCTTCCTGATTTATCCATGCAGGCATACTGGAAATGGTTTGTGTCTCAtttcaggacacagctggaaGCTTTGTACAATGGGAAATTTCAGGGCAAAGGAGCAATACCTGAGGAATGGCAGGGAATTACCAAGGAGGATGCACTGTCTGAGCTGGAAGAGT CCTCCTGGATCAACTGA